Genomic window (Streptosporangium brasiliense):
CGCGCAGATCGCGCGGCTCCACTGGAGCGAGGACCCGCGGCCGTGGCTGCCGGCCTTCACCTGGGGGCCGTTCACCCCGCCGGAGCGACCGGCGGAGAGCGCGCTCACCACCGCGTGAAAGCGCCGTCTCAGGGCGTCTGACAACCGTCCCGACCGGGCTCTTCCCCCGCGTGAAAGCGCCGTCTCAGAGCTGCTGAGAGCCACCCCGCCCCCTTCTCCGGCCTGACCCGCGTGGGCCTTGAGCCGCGTGCCCGGTCCCCGGCCCCGTCCCCAGCCCGGCCCCGTCCCCGGCCTGGGTCGCGTCCCCGGCCTGGGTCGCGTGGCCGGCCGCCTCCCCGGTCTGGGACGCGTGCCCGGCCCTTTCCGCGGCCTGAGCCGCGTGCCCGGCCGCCTCCTCGTGCGGCCCTTCCCCCTTCCCCCTTTCGCGGCCTCTTCCCTCTCGCGGCCCCGTGCCTTCTCGCAGCCCCGCGCCGGCTCCGGCGTACGGGCTTTTCCCGTCCGGGGGAGCGTCTCCCACCCGGCACGCGCGGCCATCCGGCGCCGCGCTGGCAGGAAGCGGTTAGGGCCGGGCAACTTGCTGACTCCGATCTGTCTGGTCCGCGGGCCGCCGAGAGCGCAGAGTTGATTATGCGAGAACGAACACACAGCCGAGAAAGGGGTAGTTAATGAAAAGCCCGGCCGCGTCTACAGGCAATTCCAGGGCCGCCGTGAAAGTGCCGGCGGCGATTGTCTCCGGTGCCGTCCCAGGCGCCGTCGTCATCGGCGGCCGATCCGTGTCGACCGGCGCGGGCGCGACAGGGCACTCCGCACCGCCCGTCGCCGCCGGTACCACCTGGGACTCCGCGCCCACCGCCGCCGACACGCCTTGGGGTTAGAGCCATGCTGGTCGAGCTGACGATGCGGCGGAGCGGAGGAGACCCGTCGAACAATTCACCGGTGGACGGAATCCGAATCCTGGCGCTACTGCCCGAGAAATGGCGTAAAGACCTCAGGCAGGCGACCGGGGAAATCGTTATTCGAATCCACACCGACGAGGAAACAACCAGTGAGCAGATCTGCGCCAAGGTGATCGAAATTCTCGCCGATCCGGCCGTCAACCACTGGAAACTCGCGACCTGTCACATTCTGACAACCGGTAATCGAGAATCGAAGGAGGCTGACCATGATTACCCCCATATTAAAGGCTGGGGAGTGCAGCGTATGGTGGGCGGATCCACGGGATCACCAGGCCGAGGCCCTGACCAGCGTGCTCAGTGGAACTGAGCTGGAGCGGGCCGCGACCTTCCGTCGCGAGCCCGACCGGCTCCGGTATCTCACCGCGTCCTGGCTGTTGCGCACCACCGCGGCCCTCCAGCTGGGCGTCCCTCCCGAGGACGTCCCCGTGGAGCGGCGGTGCTCGGACTGCGGCAAGCCGCACGGCAAGCCGTACATCCGTAACGAGGGGGCGGAGCTGCACGTCTCCATCTCCCACTCGGCCAACCGCGTGGCGGTGGCCCTGAGCCCCGCCGGGCGGCTGGGGGTCGACGTGGAGGAGGTGCCCTCCTGCCCGGTCGACGAGCTCGTGCGGTGCGCCCTGTCGCCGGCCGAGCAGGAGATCCTGCGG
Coding sequences:
- a CDS encoding 4'-phosphopantetheinyl transferase family protein, translating into MLSGTELERAATFRREPDRLRYLTASWLLRTTAALQLGVPPEDVPVERRCSDCGKPHGKPYIRNEGAELHVSISHSANRVAVALSPAGRLGVDVEEVPSCPVDELVRCALSPAEQEILRTFPDHEQHLAFARMWVCKEAVLKATGHGLRIPPDQVEVSSPRERPALLGWPLDIPPERVQLHPLDPGSGYAGMVAVIADDFPVTVSESDALDLKSIPFSLPAMADMVA